A section of the Ornithinimicrobium sufpigmenti genome encodes:
- a CDS encoding maltotransferase domain-containing protein: MTEHSTTPAQPTSSTPAPDRSVLALLGQEPIGRIPVLDVEPVVDGGRRPTKSVVGELFTLSATVFREGHDAVNATAVLVDPDGRERHVPMVSTNPGLSHWRTVVHADREGVWSFRVEGWSDPYGTWEHDGTIKVRAGVDVELMLEEGARVLERAIDEVDHTDAGRSVLEEAVDLLRRAELSAEERLQAGISPQVREVMTRSPLRDAVSASPTYTWWVERPLALTGAWYEIFPRSEGATLDPETGLWTTGTFATAAERLPAIAEMGFDVVYLTPVHPIGTTNRKGRNNSLTTEEHDPGSPYAIGSPDGGHDALHPDLGDWDDFDAFVARAEEEGLQVALDLALQASPDHPWAREHPEFFTTRADGSIAYAENPPKKYQDIYPLNFDNAPDTIYAEVRRVIQVWIDHGVKIFRVDNPHTKPVEFWQWLIADVAVDHPEVIWLSEAFTKPMMMRTLAKVGFQQSYTYYAWRNTAEELREYVTELATETAPYMRPSFWPTTHDILTPYMQTGGVTAHLVRSALAATLVPTYGIYAGFEHVENVPRPGAEEHIDNEKYEYKDRRWGEAIPGRADLTGWLTLLNRIRRGHPSLHWLRNITFHHADNENLLVFSKHGGGADDGSHQDTIIVVANLDPFGIHGSRLRLDLGALGLGLGEHPGQRFRAHDLVTGADWIWDDAPYVELGPGYGREPVHIVHATTA, from the coding sequence GTGACCGAGCACTCGACCACGCCCGCCCAGCCCACGTCGTCCACGCCCGCGCCGGACCGCTCCGTGCTGGCCCTGCTCGGGCAGGAGCCGATCGGCCGCATACCGGTCCTGGACGTCGAGCCCGTCGTCGACGGCGGACGGCGCCCCACCAAGTCCGTCGTCGGGGAGCTGTTCACCCTCTCCGCCACCGTCTTCCGGGAGGGGCACGACGCGGTCAACGCCACCGCCGTGCTCGTCGACCCGGACGGCCGCGAGCGGCACGTCCCCATGGTGAGCACCAACCCCGGCCTCTCGCACTGGCGCACCGTGGTGCACGCCGACCGGGAGGGGGTATGGAGCTTCCGGGTCGAGGGGTGGTCCGACCCGTACGGCACGTGGGAGCACGACGGCACCATCAAGGTCCGCGCCGGGGTGGACGTGGAGCTCATGCTGGAGGAGGGTGCCCGGGTCCTGGAACGGGCGATCGACGAGGTCGACCACACCGACGCGGGCCGGAGCGTCCTGGAGGAGGCCGTCGACCTGCTGCGCCGCGCGGAGCTGTCCGCCGAGGAGCGCCTGCAGGCCGGCATCTCCCCCCAGGTCCGGGAGGTGATGACCAGGAGCCCGCTGCGCGACGCGGTGAGCGCGAGCCCCACCTACACCTGGTGGGTGGAACGCCCCCTGGCCCTGACCGGCGCCTGGTACGAGATCTTTCCCCGGTCCGAGGGCGCGACCCTCGACCCGGAGACCGGGCTGTGGACCACCGGCACCTTCGCGACCGCGGCGGAGCGGCTGCCGGCGATCGCCGAGATGGGCTTCGACGTGGTCTACCTCACTCCCGTGCACCCCATCGGCACCACGAACCGCAAGGGCCGCAACAACAGCCTGACGACCGAGGAGCACGACCCTGGCTCCCCCTACGCCATCGGGTCGCCCGACGGCGGCCACGACGCCCTCCACCCGGACCTCGGCGACTGGGACGACTTCGACGCCTTCGTCGCCCGCGCGGAGGAGGAGGGGCTGCAGGTCGCCCTCGACCTGGCGCTGCAGGCCTCCCCCGACCACCCCTGGGCGCGGGAGCACCCCGAGTTCTTCACCACCCGGGCCGACGGCTCCATCGCCTACGCCGAGAACCCGCCGAAGAAGTACCAGGACATCTACCCGCTCAACTTCGACAACGCCCCCGACACCATCTACGCCGAGGTGCGGCGGGTCATCCAGGTCTGGATCGACCACGGGGTCAAGATCTTCCGGGTCGACAACCCGCACACCAAGCCCGTGGAGTTCTGGCAGTGGCTGATCGCCGACGTGGCGGTGGACCACCCCGAGGTCATCTGGCTCTCCGAGGCGTTCACCAAGCCGATGATGATGCGCACCCTGGCCAAGGTGGGCTTCCAGCAGTCCTACACCTACTACGCGTGGCGCAACACTGCCGAGGAGCTGCGCGAGTACGTGACCGAGTTGGCCACCGAGACCGCGCCCTACATGCGCCCGAGCTTCTGGCCGACCACGCACGACATCCTGACCCCCTACATGCAGACCGGCGGCGTCACCGCGCACCTGGTCCGCTCCGCGCTCGCCGCGACCCTGGTGCCCACCTACGGCATCTACGCCGGCTTCGAGCACGTCGAGAACGTCCCCCGGCCGGGCGCCGAGGAGCACATCGACAACGAGAAGTACGAGTACAAGGACCGCAGGTGGGGTGAAGCCATCCCAGGCCGGGCCGACCTGACCGGGTGGCTCACCCTGCTGAACCGGATCCGCCGGGGGCACCCCAGCCTGCACTGGCTGCGCAACATCACCTTCCACCACGCGGACAACGAGAACCTGCTGGTCTTCTCCAAGCACGGCGGCGGGGCGGACGACGGTTCGCACCAGGACACGATCATCGTCGTGGCCAACCTCGACCCCTTCGGCATCCACGGCTCCCGGCTGCGCCTCGACCTGGGCGCGCTGGGGCTGGGGCTGGGCGAGCACCCTGGCCAGCGCTTCCGCGCCCACGACCTGGTGACCGGCGCGGACTGGATCTGGGACGATGCGCCCTACGTCGAGCTCGGCCCCGGCTACGGGCGGGAGCCCGTCCACATCGTCCACGCGACCACAGCCTGA
- the treS gene encoding maltose alpha-D-glucosyltransferase produces the protein MRGLNLHQPGLKHDPDWFRKAVFYEVLVRAFDDSDGSGSGDFTGLINRLDYLQWLGVDCLWIPPFYASPLRDGGYDVADYTAVLPEFGTLPDFRELISQAHERGIRIITDLVMNHTSDQHAWFQASRSDPEGPYGDFYVWSDTDEKYADARIIFVDTETSNWTFDPVRRQFFWHRFFSHQPDLNFENPAVQEAMFDVVRFWMDLGIDGFRLDAVPYLFEEEGTNCENLPRTHEFLAELRAMVDAEYPGRVLLAEANQMPAEVVDYYGTEDAPECHMCFHFPVMPRLYYALREEKAEPIIRVMDETPPIPAGTQWGTFLRNHDELTLEMVSAEERAAMYGWYAPDPRMRANIGIRRRLAPLLDNSRSELELINALLLSLPGSPCLYYGDEIGMGDNIWLSDRDAVRTPMQWTPDRNAGFSTADPGKLYLPVVSSLVYHYNNVNVEAQMASGSSLLHWTRGMLHVRSAHEVFGVGEYVPCEADNDTVLAFARVLPEAAEHDPREGVPAVLCVNNLSSRPQAATVVLPEQFKGAQVQDLFGGQGFVDVTADGTVTLTLGSRGFYWLGLTPAVPAATAPGAPEVTDVTAVTEES, from the coding sequence ATGCGCGGGCTGAACCTGCACCAGCCGGGCCTCAAGCACGACCCTGACTGGTTCCGCAAGGCCGTCTTCTACGAGGTGCTCGTCCGAGCCTTCGACGACTCCGACGGGTCCGGGTCCGGCGACTTCACCGGCCTGATCAACCGCCTCGACTACCTGCAGTGGCTGGGGGTGGACTGCCTGTGGATCCCCCCGTTCTACGCCTCCCCCCTGCGCGACGGTGGGTATGACGTGGCGGACTACACCGCGGTCCTGCCCGAGTTCGGCACCCTGCCGGACTTCCGCGAGCTGATCAGCCAGGCGCACGAGCGCGGGATCCGCATCATCACCGACCTGGTGATGAACCACACCAGCGACCAGCACGCCTGGTTCCAGGCCAGCCGGTCGGACCCGGAGGGGCCGTACGGCGACTTCTACGTCTGGTCCGACACCGACGAGAAGTATGCCGACGCCCGGATCATCTTCGTCGACACCGAGACCTCCAACTGGACCTTCGACCCGGTCCGGCGGCAGTTCTTCTGGCACCGCTTCTTCTCCCACCAGCCCGACCTCAACTTCGAGAACCCGGCCGTCCAGGAGGCCATGTTCGACGTCGTCCGGTTCTGGATGGACCTCGGGATCGACGGCTTCCGCCTCGACGCGGTGCCCTACCTCTTCGAGGAGGAGGGCACCAACTGCGAGAACCTGCCGCGGACCCACGAGTTCCTCGCCGAGCTGCGGGCCATGGTCGACGCGGAGTACCCCGGCCGGGTGCTGCTGGCCGAGGCCAACCAGATGCCCGCCGAGGTCGTCGACTACTACGGCACCGAGGACGCCCCCGAGTGTCACATGTGCTTCCACTTCCCGGTCATGCCGCGGCTGTACTACGCGCTGCGGGAGGAGAAGGCCGAGCCGATCATCCGGGTGATGGACGAGACCCCGCCCATCCCCGCGGGCACGCAGTGGGGCACCTTCCTGCGCAACCACGACGAGCTGACCCTGGAGATGGTCAGCGCCGAGGAGCGGGCGGCGATGTACGGCTGGTACGCCCCCGACCCCCGGATGCGGGCCAACATCGGCATCCGTCGTCGGCTGGCTCCGCTGCTGGACAACTCCCGCAGCGAGCTGGAGCTCATCAACGCGCTGCTGCTCTCCCTGCCGGGCTCTCCGTGCCTGTACTACGGCGACGAGATCGGGATGGGCGACAACATCTGGCTCAGCGACCGCGACGCGGTCCGGACCCCCATGCAGTGGACCCCCGACCGCAACGCCGGCTTCTCCACCGCGGACCCGGGCAAGCTCTACCTGCCCGTGGTCAGCTCGCTCGTCTACCACTACAACAACGTCAACGTCGAGGCCCAGATGGCCAGCGGCTCCTCCCTGCTGCACTGGACCCGCGGGATGCTGCACGTGCGCTCGGCCCACGAGGTCTTCGGGGTGGGCGAGTACGTCCCCTGCGAGGCCGACAACGACACGGTGCTGGCGTTCGCCCGGGTGCTGCCCGAGGCCGCGGAGCACGACCCGCGCGAGGGCGTGCCCGCGGTGCTGTGCGTCAACAACCTGTCCTCCCGCCCGCAGGCGGCGACCGTGGTCCTGCCCGAGCAGTTCAAGGGCGCCCAGGTCCAGGACCTGTTCGGCGGCCAGGGCTTCGTCGACGTCACCGCCGACGGCACGGTCACGCTCACCCTCGGGTCCCGTGGCTTCTACTGGCTCGGTCTGACCCCGGCCGTCCCCGCAGCCACGGCCCCTGGTGCACCTGAGGTCACCGACGTCACCGCCGTCACCGAGGAGTCCTGA